The proteins below are encoded in one region of Bacteroidales bacterium:
- a CDS encoding PorP/SprF family type IX secretion system membrane protein, with amino-acid sequence MKKLIILITSILIGAISSAQQVPISENYYMDRYSLAPSYAGNYNAKYLFMGYRSDWTGIDGGPKTVRISYSDLLPSMKNAGFGGKIIYDKAGIFSQLYILGSYSYNLLVNQDHHIMFGLSMGFYRNKLNLLDYYNDPDYTIDPALVSLDINSKLKFMSDFSAVWTWKGAEAGFMFSNISLGDASYKEVSLKYNPLANYQFHATYIYNINEDWDLTPLLIVRGGKYIKSQFEIATQVMYLKKFWGSLVYRDPAIIGFGAGASINKGLKIGYNFNFATNVVMGAFNNHEITIGLNIFEYLKKSE; translated from the coding sequence ATGAAAAAGTTAATAATCTTAATTACCAGTATCTTAATAGGAGCAATATCAAGCGCCCAGCAAGTCCCAATCTCCGAAAACTACTACATGGACAGGTACTCACTTGCTCCATCATATGCCGGGAATTACAATGCGAAATATCTCTTCATGGGGTACAGGAGCGACTGGACTGGAATTGACGGAGGGCCAAAGACAGTCAGGATCTCTTACAGCGATCTGCTTCCTTCCATGAAGAATGCAGGTTTCGGGGGAAAAATCATTTATGATAAGGCAGGAATATTCAGTCAGCTCTATATTCTGGGGTCATATTCATATAATCTTCTGGTTAATCAGGATCACCATATTATGTTTGGTTTGTCGATGGGATTTTACAGGAACAAACTTAACCTGCTAGATTATTATAATGATCCCGACTATACAATTGACCCTGCATTAGTAAGCCTGGATATAAATTCAAAACTGAAATTCATGAGTGACTTCTCGGCTGTATGGACATGGAAAGGAGCCGAGGCCGGATTTATGTTTTCAAATATCTCGCTTGGTGATGCCAGTTATAAAGAGGTTAGTCTGAAGTATAACCCGCTTGCCAATTACCAGTTTCATGCCACTTATATTTACAATATAAATGAAGACTGGGATTTAACTCCGCTTCTTATTGTAAGGGGAGGTAAGTATATTAAAAGCCAGTTTGAAATAGCCACTCAGGTAATGTATCTTAAAAAGTTCTGGGGCAGTTTGGTTTACCGCGATCCTGCAATTATAGGATTCGGAGCCGGAGCAAGTATTAACAAAGGTCTGAAAATTGGTTATAATTTCAATTTTGCAACTAATGTTGTTATGGGGGCCTTTAATAATCATGAGATCACTATAGGTCTGAATATATTTGAATACTTAAAGAAATCAGAATAA